TGGTTATCGCAAGCCAATCCGGCATTTCCGTATGTCGGGTAACAAAACCTTCCAAAAATCCCGCAATGATGAAAAACGGAATTGTGCTCACAACTATTTTCAGTCCATTCTTTACGCCACGTTTAAAGGATTCCAACCGGGTATAGGTCCCCGGGAACAGCATTCCGTTTGCCATGACCAAACCCGCACAGCCGGCTAGGATAATGACGGATATTTCAATGGTCCCATGGATCCAAATGGTTCTGGCAGATTCCCAGAGCAATCCTTTGTCATGAAAGAAGTATTGAAAACTGCCCAGCATCAAACCATTTCTTAGCAAGACCCAAATGGTACCCACTCCAAGAAAGATACCCAATGCAAAGGCAAATAATGCCACTTTGATGTTATTAATGGTTATTCCCAAAAACATATTGAATTCCCCCATTTGTTTGTATACCGCCATAGGGTCCCCTTTTTCAATATTGTCCAAAGTCATGTTCACATAACCATCTCCGAGTATGGAACGTACAAAATCCCCATCATTGGCCGCAGAAAAAGCGCCTACAAAACAGAAAAATGTAAATACCAAAAAGGAAATCAGCAACTCCCGTTGGTGTGCATAAAACATTTGGGGGAACTCTATTTTCCAAAAAGTAACAATACGGTTCTTGGATTCGCGTTTTGTCTTATAGATTTTTTGGTGGGCTCGTGAAGCAATTGAATTGAGATAAAGTTGGGTATTACTACCAGGGTAAAAGGTTTTGGCGTAGCTTAGATGATCGGTTAATTCAATATAGAGGTCGGAAAGTTGATCTGGTGACAATTCCCTTTTGCTGTTTAGGGCCTCTTCGAACGCAACCCATTTATTTTTATTTTGCTTTACGAATGCCGCCTCTCGCATTAAATTTGCGCCTTTGTTTGTAAAGAAACCAAAAAAATGAACCAATTTCAAATAGAGACTGCCCAAAACGTAACTATAGACCAAAACAGTTCCAATCTTGGGGAACGCATGTTGGCCTATATTATTGATAGTTTTGTGATTGTGGTCTATACGGTATTGGCGGTTTTATTTTTAGTGTATTTAAATGTGGATTTTGATGCCCTTTGGGCACTCTATCTAGTTGTCACACTTCCCTCATTTTTATACTATCTCTTATTTGAGACCTTGACCGATGGCAAGACCATTGGAAAAGGGTTAATGAACCTTAGGGTTGTAAAACTGGACGGCTCCAGACCCAATTTTGGCAACTATTTTGTCCGATGGATTTTAAGGATCATTGATGTAAGCCTAACTTCTGGGGCAGCGGCCGTTGTTACTATTTTGATACGGGGCAATGGTCAGCGGATTGGTGATATTGCAGCGGGGACCACGGTAATTAGTGAACGACAGCGGATTCAACTAAAGGATACCCTATTGAAGGAAATCCCAAATGATTACAGGCCCCAATTTCCCCAAGTCACGGTTTTTAGCGATAGTGAGATACAGACCGTAAAGGAGCTTTATGAAAAGGCCAGGAAAAATGGCGACCATAATGTTATTGTTTCCCTGGACAAACGATTAAAGGAGGTGATGGATGTTACTACTACTATAAAACCCATCGAATTTGTGGATGTGGTCATCAAAGATTACAACTACTATACCCAAAAGCTTTAAATTGTGTTTTACCAAACGTTGGATATATTGGGTACCATTGCCTTTGCCGTTTCGGGTGTGTTGGTTGCCATGGAGAAAAAACTGGATCTGTTCGGGGTCTTTATCATCGCTTTTGTAACGGCCATTGGTGGAGGAACACTTCGGGATTTGATGATTGGAAATACGCCGGTGGTCTGGATGCGCGACGCCATTTATATGATTACCATTGGGATTACCGTTGTTTTTGCCGTGCTGTTTGCAAGTCGATTGAAATATTTGCGAAAGTCCCTGTTCCTGTTCGATACCCTGGGAATAGGTTTGTTTACCCTAATCGGTCTTGAAAAAGGCCTGGAAGCGGGATTGCTACCTGTAATGTGTATTGCATTGGGCACCATGACCGCAAGTTTTGGCGGTGTGATCCGAGATATTTTATGTAATGAGATTCCCGTGATCTTCCGAAAGGAAATCTATGCTACGGCCTGTATTTTGGGAGGGGCAAGTTATTTTTTGTTCAACCTTCTTAAGGTTCCCGAGAAGTATAGCTATATCTTGGCAATCCTTGTTGTCATTGTATTGCGCTTACTGGCCGTAAAATTTGGGATAGCATTGCCCAATATCTATCAGAAGGAAAAGGGTTAAAGAACCTCTGCTCTTAGGATGTAAACATTTTGCATGGGCCATTCCCCTTGGTCAATGGGAACCTGATTTATTCTATCCACAATGTCCATTCCTTCAATAACCCTTCCAAACGGGGTATAACTGCCATCCAAATGATAGGAGCCCGGTTTGGTCACTACAATAAAAAACTCATACGGAGAGGCCAGTTTATGTGGATTGTCACGTTCGCTACTGGGCATGGAAATGGTCCCTCGGTGGTGTTTATGGCCCTTTCGGGTATCCGGAGGCAAAAGATAACGGCCTATGGCCTTTCTCTTTTTGCTCGTTTCACGGTCGTCCGAGTTTCCGCCCTGAATAATGAAATCAGGAACCACCCTATGAAATTGGGTGTTGTCAAAATAACCCTTTTTGGCCAGGTAGATAAAATTGGCCTTGTGGTAAGGAACATTGTTGTAGAGTTGTATGGTAAACTTTCCCAAACTGGTCGTTAGTCTTACTTTATCCTCTTTTACGTCTTTGGCATAATCGAAAAAAAAGTCAATGGCATTTTCTTCGGTGAGTAAAAAAGGTTCATTTTCCCCTTCGGTCACCGGCTGTGGTTTTTCCAATTCAACTACCTTTTCATTGCCAGTTTCATCATTGACCTCCTTAAGGGTGTTCCCATTTGGTTTACCCGACTCCTTTTTTTCTTTCTCCCCACATCCTCCTAAAAAAAATAATAGTAAACTTGCCAACAG
The sequence above is a segment of the Muricauda sp. SCSIO 64092 genome. Coding sequences within it:
- a CDS encoding peptidylprolyl isomerase; its protein translation is MEKKIILLASLLLFFLGGCGEKEKKESGKPNGNTLKEVNDETGNEKVVELEKPQPVTEGENEPFLLTEENAIDFFFDYAKDVKEDKVRLTTSLGKFTIQLYNNVPYHKANFIYLAKKGYFDNTQFHRVVPDFIIQGGNSDDRETSKKRKAIGRYLLPPDTRKGHKHHRGTISMPSSERDNPHKLASPYEFFIVVTKPGSYHLDGSYTPFGRVIEGMDIVDRINQVPIDQGEWPMQNVYILRAEVL
- a CDS encoding stage II sporulation protein M; this encodes MREAAFVKQNKNKWVAFEEALNSKRELSPDQLSDLYIELTDHLSYAKTFYPGSNTQLYLNSIASRAHQKIYKTKRESKNRIVTFWKIEFPQMFYAHQRELLISFLVFTFFCFVGAFSAANDGDFVRSILGDGYVNMTLDNIEKGDPMAVYKQMGEFNMFLGITINNIKVALFAFALGIFLGVGTIWVLLRNGLMLGSFQYFFHDKGLLWESARTIWIHGTIEISVIILAGCAGLVMANGMLFPGTYTRLESFKRGVKNGLKIVVSTIPFFIIAGFLEGFVTRHTEMPDWLAITIILGSLGLIVFYYVIYPYQLNKKDNHGQHSLH
- a CDS encoding trimeric intracellular cation channel family protein, which translates into the protein MFYQTLDILGTIAFAVSGVLVAMEKKLDLFGVFIIAFVTAIGGGTLRDLMIGNTPVVWMRDAIYMITIGITVVFAVLFASRLKYLRKSLFLFDTLGIGLFTLIGLEKGLEAGLLPVMCIALGTMTASFGGVIRDILCNEIPVIFRKEIYATACILGGASYFLFNLLKVPEKYSYILAILVVIVLRLLAVKFGIALPNIYQKEKG
- a CDS encoding RDD family protein encodes the protein MNQFQIETAQNVTIDQNSSNLGERMLAYIIDSFVIVVYTVLAVLFLVYLNVDFDALWALYLVVTLPSFLYYLLFETLTDGKTIGKGLMNLRVVKLDGSRPNFGNYFVRWILRIIDVSLTSGAAAVVTILIRGNGQRIGDIAAGTTVISERQRIQLKDTLLKEIPNDYRPQFPQVTVFSDSEIQTVKELYEKARKNGDHNVIVSLDKRLKEVMDVTTTIKPIEFVDVVIKDYNYYTQKL